Proteins encoded by one window of Arachis ipaensis cultivar K30076 chromosome B04, Araip1.1, whole genome shotgun sequence:
- the LOC107638992 gene encoding uncharacterized protein LOC107638992, which produces MGSAYSSHHTNLGKDSTSFESDATGTVARWGDAAFTLSMGNWKENNDHTEVWGVEYKTNHHQNKKKNVCGFQLKANYDSNGVESIHFGIRDSSSENETKFALKITRVARDGLSGGITGIDSSSTGGGAPVSFTRAKESCTIETTIVSYGCSKRNGLFVLETKKKVSSENGYAVTLAHYYVTTNFGLSVTAKVYRNKNGNGFHVEVEGPTKHPSDELSKVLAKTCRTGIWSPNLCSHCSSNGNNENNKINNVIGSKKTAIATVKNNGVSKSSSLLKATTPQSNHQEQQGKDEVIGQVVKQAMFSSNVEVQYNKGLINSTGNTTGFLNNSIIFMNYKLPNLG; this is translated from the coding sequence ATGGGAAGCGCTTACAGTAGTCATCACACTAACCTTGGGAAAGACTCAACTTCTTTCGAATCCGACGCCACCGGCACGGTAGCACGTTGGGGAGACGCCGCCTTTACACTTTCCATGGGAAATTGGAAGGAAAACAACGACCACACCGAAGTTTGGGGCGTCGAATACAAAACAAACCATcatcaaaacaagaagaagaacgTTTGTGGCTTCCAACTCAAAGCGAATTATGATAGCAACGGCGTTGAGAGCATACATTTCGGAATCAGAGACTCTTCCTCCGAAAATGAAACCAAGTTTGCTCTCAAGATCACGAGAGTTGCACGTGACGGCCTCTCCGGCGGGATAACCGGCATCGATTCTTCTTCCACCGGCGGTGGTGCCCCCGTGTCGTTCACGAGGGCGAAGGAGAGTTGCACAATCGAAACCACCATAGTTTCCTACGGTTGTTCGAAGCGAAACGGTCTTTTCGTTCTTGAGACAAAGAAGAAGGTTAGTTCTGAAAACGGTTACGCGGTTACTTTGGCGCACTATTATGTCACAACAAACTTTGGACTTTCTGTAACCGCCAAAGTTTATCGCAATAAAAATGGTAACGGTTTTCATGTTGAAGTGGAGGGTCCCACGAAACACCCCAGTGATGAATTAAGTAAGGTTTTGGCTAAGACTTGCCGTACAGGAATATGGTCACCTAATTTATGTTCTCACTGTAGTAGTAATGGtaataatgaaaataataagATTAATAATGTTATTGGATCAAAGAAGACTGCTATAGCTACCGTAAAAAATAATGGAGTTTCCAAAAGCTCATCATTGTTGAAGGCTACTACTCCTCAGTCTAATCATCAAGAGCAACAGGGAAAGGATGAAGTAATAGGTCAAGTTGTTAAACAAGCTATGTTCTCGAGCAATGTTGAAGTGCAATACAACAAAGGACTTATCAATTCAACTGGAAACACTACTGGTTTTCTAAACAATTCTATCATCTTTATGAATTATAAGTTGCCTAATTTGGGTTAG
- the LOC107638993 gene encoding glucan endo-1,3-beta-glucosidase, basic isoform — protein MASFFFAITISSSVLMASLLLMLALFAVNLRITGAQIGVCYGMMGNNLPSPQEVIELCKANNIVRMRLYDPNQAALEALRNSGIEVMLDVPNSDLQSLANPNNAGQWVQTNVLNFYPAVNIKYIAVGNEVKPVGDSTSWMAQYVLPAIQNVYQAIRAKGLHDQIKVSTAIDMTLIGTSYPPSKGSFRSDVRSYLDPIIGYLVYANLPLFANVYPYFSYVGDPNDISLPYALFTAPNVVVWDGSRGYQNLFDAVLDSVHAALDNTGIGYVKVVVSESGWPSDGGFAATYDNARVYLGNLIQHVKGGTPMRPNVAIETYLFGMFDENQKSPEVEKHFGVFYPNNQKKYPFNFGFSAARHWEDDIVAIKNASVSLRSDA, from the exons ATGGCTTCTTTCTTCTTTGCAATAACAATAAGCAGCAGTGTCTTAATGGCTTCTCTGTTACTCATGTTGGCATTATTCGCAGTAAATCTTCGCATTACTG GAGCTCAAATTGGTGTATGTTACGGGATGATGGGCAACAACCTACCATCACCACAAGAAGTGATAGAGCTTTGCAAAGCAAACAACATTGTGAGAATGAGGCTCTACGATCCAAACCAAGCAGCTCTCGAAGCACTTAGAAACAGCGGCATTGAGGTCATGTTGGACGTTCCAAATTCCGACCTTCAAAGCCTGGCCAACCCAAACAACGCTGGCCAATGGGTTCAAACAAACGTCCTCAACTTCTATCCAGCTGTCAACATCAAATACATCGCCGTCGGCAACGAAGTCAAACCCGTCGGCGACTCCACTTCATGGATGGCTCAGTACGTTCTCCCAGCAATCCAAAACGTGTATCAAGCCATAAGAGCTAAAGGCCTTCATGATCAAATCAAGGTTTCAACCGCCATCGACATGACCCTTATAGGAACCTCTTATCCCCCATCAAAGGGTTCATTTCGAAGCGATGTAAGGTCCTACTTGGACCCCATAATCGGCTACTTAGTCTATGCAAATTTGCCACTTTTCGCAAATGTGTACCCTTATTTTAGCTACGTTGGAGACCCCAATGATATATCACTGCCTTACGCTTTGTTTACTGCACCGAATGTTGTTGTCTGGGATGGATCAAGAGGGTACCAAAACCTGTTTGATGCAGTTTTGGACTCTGTTCATGCGGCTCTTGATAACACCGGGATTGGATACGTGAAAGTGGTTGTGTCTGAGAGTGGATGGCCTTCGGATGGTGGATTTGCGGCAACATATGACAATGCAAGAGTTTATTTGGGAAATTTGATTCAACATGTGAAGGGTGGTACCCCAATGAGGCCTAATGTGGCTATAGAGACTTACCTGTTTGGGATGTTTGATGAGAACCAAAAGAGCCCTGAAGTGGAGAAACATTTCGGTGTCTTCTATCCAAACAACCAAAAGAAGTATCCATTTAATTTTGGATTTAGTGCAGCAAGACACTGGGAGGATGACATTGTTGCTATTAAGAATGCTTCTGTTTCTTTAAGGAGCGACGCCTAA